In Flavobacterium okayamense, a single window of DNA contains:
- a CDS encoding DUF4350 domain-containing protein translates to MPKSLKIYIGILLLILIGIMAIDANRPKPINWRQTFSLNDKIPFGLYIFNEEYEKIFNPQKVTQFGESPYEFFDKHYDFVDYQYDIDGTFFYVSNNFEIDEESIDEIFYFASHGNDVFISCNDFPRQFEDSLAFKMQYDYEFQDTVSFSISGNDAKYEPFHKGINAMFFSEIDSTLTTIIGTQKSESGEIQANFIKVPFGNGNFYLHSQPIAFTNYYLLKDNYKYTEDVLSYFPKEKDVFWKIRRYQNENMIDSPLRFIFSQPALKWAWLFAIFGMVIFMFFNAKRRQRVIPIITPLRNTTVDFTKTIGNLYYQEKDYMNIIDKKIIFFLEKIRNDYYLDTFNLDETFINRLHQKSGKSKEEISELIHLIKKLRNQFTATENEVVELNNKIEKFYS, encoded by the coding sequence ATGCCAAAAAGTTTAAAAATATATATCGGTATTTTACTCCTAATTTTAATAGGAATAATGGCTATTGATGCTAATCGACCAAAACCGATTAATTGGAGGCAAACCTTTTCTTTAAATGATAAAATCCCATTTGGATTATATATTTTTAATGAAGAATATGAAAAGATATTTAATCCACAAAAGGTTACTCAATTTGGCGAATCTCCTTATGAATTTTTTGATAAACATTACGATTTTGTAGACTATCAATATGACATAGACGGTACATTTTTTTATGTAAGTAATAATTTTGAGATTGACGAAGAATCAATAGATGAAATTTTCTATTTCGCTAGTCATGGAAACGATGTTTTTATAAGTTGTAATGATTTCCCACGTCAATTTGAAGATTCGTTAGCCTTTAAAATGCAATACGATTACGAATTTCAAGATACTGTTTCGTTCTCTATCTCTGGTAATGATGCAAAATATGAACCTTTTCACAAAGGCATAAATGCCATGTTTTTTTCCGAAATTGATTCAACTTTGACTACAATCATAGGGACGCAAAAATCTGAATCAGGAGAAATTCAAGCTAATTTCATAAAAGTGCCTTTTGGTAACGGAAATTTCTATTTACATAGCCAACCTATAGCATTCACAAATTATTATTTATTAAAAGATAATTACAAATACACCGAAGATGTACTTAGTTATTTTCCGAAAGAGAAAGATGTTTTTTGGAAAATTCGACGCTATCAAAATGAAAACATGATAGATTCGCCCTTACGTTTTATCTTCAGTCAACCCGCACTCAAATGGGCTTGGTTATTTGCTATTTTCGGAATGGTTATATTTATGTTTTTTAATGCTAAAAGACGTCAAAGAGTTATTCCAATCATAACGCCATTACGCAATACAACAGTAGATTTTACCAAAACAATTGGAAATTTATATTATCAAGAAAAAGATTATATGAATATCATTGATAAAAAGATTATCTTTTTCCTTGAAAAAATTAGAAACGATTATTATTTAGATACTTTCAATTTAGATGAAACTTTTATTAATAGATTACATCAAAAAAGCGGAAAATCTAAAGAAGAAATTAGTGAATTAATTCACTTAATAAAAAAACTAAGAAATCAATTTACTGCAACTGAAAATGAAGTTGTAGAACTTAATAATAAAATAGAAAAATTTTATTCATAA
- a CDS encoding DUF4129 domain-containing protein: protein MKSKLTCLFLLLLNSAFSFNETVNDSIEYNQRNFESSFQDNYKGDEFNYEPLVEVKELSAWEKFWEAVGRFFADLFDFGGVGNSMSGLQILFKVIAVIVIVFVVYLIVKVIINKEGGWVFSKSAKKIDVLENVEENIHTINFNKIVKDAVQNKNYRIAVRYYYLWLLKSLSDKNIIEWDIEKTNADYLNEISNLETKKNFQFLSYIYEYSWYGEFDLTEDDFKKAEKAFQKNIL from the coding sequence ATGAAGAGTAAACTAACCTGTTTATTTCTATTACTATTAAATTCAGCTTTTTCTTTTAACGAAACGGTTAATGATTCTATTGAATACAATCAACGTAATTTTGAGTCTTCTTTTCAAGATAATTATAAAGGGGATGAATTCAATTACGAACCACTAGTTGAAGTTAAAGAGCTTTCCGCTTGGGAGAAATTTTGGGAGGCAGTAGGAAGATTTTTTGCTGATTTATTTGATTTTGGAGGTGTTGGAAATTCAATGAGTGGACTACAAATCCTTTTTAAAGTAATTGCTGTTATTGTAATTGTTTTTGTTGTTTACTTAATCGTAAAAGTCATAATTAATAAAGAAGGTGGTTGGGTTTTTAGTAAATCAGCAAAGAAAATAGATGTTTTAGAAAATGTTGAAGAAAACATTCATACAATAAACTTCAATAAAATAGTTAAGGATGCTGTTCAAAATAAAAATTATCGAATTGCAGTTCGTTATTATTATTTATGGCTTTTAAAATCATTATCGGATAAAAATATAATTGAATGGGATATTGAAAAAACAAATGCTGATTATCTCAACGAAATTTCAAATTTAGAAACTAAAAAGAATTTTCAGTTTTTATCATACATATACGAATATAGTTGGTATGGAGAATTTGATTTAACTGAAGATGATTTTAAAAAAGCTGAAAAAGCATTTCAAAAAAACATTTTATAA
- a CDS encoding stage II sporulation protein M: MREVAFIKQNKEKWLNFEEAIFGKTKKNPDELANLYIHLMNDLSYAQTYYPKSKTTVYLNHLASQTYQKIYKTKRTETNRIKHFFKTEVPLLVYDYRRYVLYAFIAFGLLTFIGAVSAHNDESFVRLILGDGYVNMTLENIKEGDPVAVYKSGSNWGSFIGITLNNLRVGALSYFFGIFLGIGTFYILLNNCIMLGSFQYFFYQEGVFWESVRGIWIHGSMEIFAIVIEAAAGFILGASILFPRTFSRMNSFKIGFKNSFKIFISTMPFTFAAGFLEGYITRYSNVMHNFLSVGIILLTLSIISFYYLVYPFIVHKKLKQNVPSI; encoded by the coding sequence ATGAGAGAGGTCGCATTTATTAAACAAAATAAAGAAAAATGGCTCAACTTTGAAGAAGCCATTTTTGGAAAAACCAAAAAAAATCCAGACGAGCTAGCTAATTTGTACATTCATTTGATGAATGACCTTTCGTATGCTCAAACGTATTATCCAAAAAGTAAAACTACGGTTTACTTAAATCATTTGGCTTCGCAAACCTATCAAAAAATTTACAAAACAAAAAGAACCGAGACCAATAGAATTAAACATTTTTTTAAAACTGAGGTTCCTTTGTTGGTTTACGATTACCGAAGATATGTTCTTTATGCGTTTATAGCTTTTGGATTACTAACTTTTATAGGGGCAGTTTCTGCACACAACGATGAAAGCTTTGTTAGATTAATTCTAGGTGATGGCTATGTAAATATGACATTAGAAAATATTAAAGAAGGAGATCCTGTTGCGGTTTATAAAAGCGGAAGTAATTGGGGAAGCTTTATTGGCATAACTCTTAACAATCTTAGAGTTGGCGCATTATCATACTTCTTTGGAATATTTTTAGGAATAGGGACATTCTACATTTTATTGAATAACTGTATAATGTTAGGCTCATTTCAATATTTTTTCTACCAAGAAGGTGTTTTTTGGGAAAGTGTTCGTGGTATTTGGATTCACGGTTCAATGGAGATTTTCGCTATTGTAATTGAAGCTGCCGCTGGATTTATTTTAGGAGCAAGTATTTTATTCCCAAGAACTTTTTCAAGAATGAATTCTTTCAAAATAGGATTTAAAAATAGTTTTAAAATATTTATCAGTACAATGCCTTTTACATTTGCTGCAGGTTTCTTAGAAGGCTATATAACTAGATATTCAAATGTAATGCACAACTTCTTAAGTGTTGGTATTATCTTATTAACTTTATCAATCATAAGTTTTTATTATTTAGTTTACCCATTTATAGTTCATAAAAAATTAAAACAAAATGTTCCAAGTATATAA
- a CDS encoding RDD family protein: MQLAINTTQNVVINFSAASVGDRILAQLLDVLVKVAYIFVIILLFEIFDLDRFLNGLDDWSLIGFWSVIALPVMFYSLVQESLLEGQTVGKKLIKIRVIKLDGYQASFGDYLIRWLFRIVEISIGNGIIALIAIIANNKNQRLGDMAAGTSVISLKNKVNINHTILQEVNNDYVPTYPLVIKLSDNDVRIIKETFEAAIATRDYGTLIKLRDKVIQVTGIKNISGNDQDFIKTLLKDYNYYTQNM, from the coding sequence ATGCAATTAGCAATAAACACAACGCAAAATGTTGTAATAAATTTTTCAGCGGCATCTGTTGGAGATAGAATTTTAGCACAATTACTAGATGTTTTAGTTAAAGTAGCTTATATTTTCGTAATTATTTTACTTTTTGAAATTTTTGATTTAGATAGATTTTTAAATGGACTTGACGATTGGTCATTAATAGGTTTTTGGAGCGTAATTGCTTTACCTGTAATGTTTTATTCGCTTGTACAGGAGAGCCTTTTAGAAGGTCAAACTGTTGGAAAAAAATTAATAAAGATTAGAGTAATTAAACTAGATGGCTATCAAGCAAGTTTTGGAGATTATTTGATTCGTTGGTTGTTTAGAATTGTAGAAATTTCAATAGGAAATGGAATTATTGCCTTAATTGCAATCATTGCCAATAATAAAAATCAACGTTTAGGAGATATGGCAGCTGGAACTTCGGTAATTTCATTAAAAAATAAGGTAAATATTAATCATACAATTTTACAAGAAGTTAATAACGATTATGTGCCAACTTATCCATTAGTGATAAAACTTTCCGACAACGATGTTAGGATTATTAAAGAAACTTTTGAAGCAGCTATTGCAACCAGAGATTATGGAACTTTAATAAAGTTGAGAGATAAAGTAATACAAGTTACAGGCATTAAAAATATATCGGGTAATGATCAGGATTTTATAAAAACGTTACTCAAAGATTATAATTATTACACTCAAAACATGTAA
- a CDS encoding gliding motility-associated C-terminal domain-containing protein, which produces MIKKICLIIFITCFGQMTLGQDISLYTQINGRYDFTFVGNTLNTNENSFMSTPTILTSSSADLNLASDDIIERAYLYWAGCGTGDFDVVLNGIPITAERTFSIIQTSSGWPHFSAFADITNQVQATGNGTYTLSDLDVTSFINQYFQNRTNFAGWAILVVYENNSLPLNQLNIYDGLQAVPNSIDITLDSLNVIDDVGAKIGFIAWEGDVGIANGETLQINGSILSNPPLNPSNNAFNSTNSVTGSTTLYNMDLDIYDIQNNINIGDSEAQISLASNQDYVMINAIITKLNSQLPDATVIIDNFSTSCDSGLVTLDYTIYNVNSTEVLLANTPIGFYIDGVLIGSSMTINEIPIGGSESGTITLTLPTNLNDIFTITAYVDHTNFETELVETNNTFDVEITQLISPSFNPLDNLLTCNLGLTSGLFDFSNYEFFVTDNPDLDVAFFESFENAELNTNELFNTSNYLATTTPKDIFIRIENDFGCYSITSFQLLTENCPPTIYNAVSANEDGMNDEFFIDGLRDIFVNFKLEVYNRWGKLLWVGDNSKPFWKGYVEEGIGHKEAPEGTYFYILYLNDPDYPEALTGYLYITR; this is translated from the coding sequence ATGATAAAAAAAATCTGTCTAATTATTTTTATTACATGTTTCGGTCAAATGACTTTAGGACAAGACATTTCACTTTATACACAAATAAATGGTAGATATGATTTTACATTTGTTGGAAATACATTAAACACAAATGAAAATTCATTTATGTCTACTCCTACAATACTTACAAGCTCTTCGGCAGATTTAAATTTAGCCTCAGATGATATAATAGAACGTGCATATCTTTATTGGGCTGGTTGCGGAACTGGAGATTTTGATGTTGTTTTAAACGGAATACCTATTACAGCTGAAAGAACTTTTTCTATAATTCAAACAAGTAGTGGATGGCCACATTTTAGTGCCTTTGCAGATATTACTAATCAAGTACAAGCAACTGGAAATGGAACTTATACATTAAGTGATTTAGATGTAACAAGTTTTATCAATCAATATTTTCAAAACAGAACTAACTTTGCTGGTTGGGCAATCCTAGTTGTTTATGAAAACAATAGTTTACCTCTAAACCAACTCAACATTTATGATGGTTTACAAGCTGTTCCAAATTCTATTGATATTACTTTGGATAGCTTAAATGTCATTGACGATGTAGGTGCAAAAATAGGATTTATAGCTTGGGAAGGAGATGTTGGAATTGCTAATGGAGAGACTTTACAAATTAACGGGTCAATTTTAAGTAATCCACCATTAAATCCTTCAAACAATGCCTTTAATAGTACCAATAGCGTTACAGGATCTACCACGCTTTATAATATGGATTTAGATATTTATGACATACAAAACAACATAAATATTGGTGATAGCGAAGCTCAAATTTCTCTTGCATCTAATCAAGATTATGTTATGATTAACGCAATAATTACAAAACTAAATAGTCAATTACCAGACGCTACTGTTATTATCGATAACTTCTCGACGAGCTGTGATTCTGGACTGGTTACTTTAGATTATACAATTTATAATGTTAATAGTACTGAAGTTTTGCTAGCCAATACACCAATTGGTTTTTATATCGACGGAGTTTTGATTGGAAGCTCAATGACTATCAATGAAATACCAATTGGCGGAAGCGAATCGGGAACAATTACTTTAACATTACCAACAAATCTCAATGATATATTTACAATAACAGCCTATGTAGATCATACAAATTTTGAAACTGAATTAGTTGAGACTAATAATACATTTGATGTTGAGATAACACAATTAATTTCACCCTCTTTTAATCCATTAGACAATTTACTTACATGTAATTTAGGCTTAACTAGTGGATTATTTGATTTTTCAAATTATGAGTTCTTTGTAACCGATAATCCTGATTTAGATGTAGCATTCTTTGAAAGTTTTGAAAATGCCGAATTAAACACAAATGAATTATTTAATACTTCCAATTATTTAGCAACTACTACACCTAAAGATATTTTCATTAGAATTGAAAACGATTTTGGTTGCTATTCAATTACTTCATTTCAGTTATTAACCGAAAATTGTCCGCCCACAATCTACAATGCTGTCTCGGCCAATGAAGATGGTATGAACGATGAATTTTTCATTGATGGTTTACGTGATATTTTTGTAAACTTTAAACTAGAAGTTTATAATCGTTGGGGTAAACTACTATGGGTTGGCGACAATTCTAAACCATTTTGGAAAGGATATGTCGAAGAAGGAATTGGACATAAAGAAGCTCCTGAAGGAACTTATTTCTATATTTTGTATTTGAATGACCCAGATTATCCAGAAGCTTTAACTGGATATTTATACATAACACGATAA
- a CDS encoding GNAT family N-acetyltransferase, whose protein sequence is MKKHSVRLYNKEDYHKWNEFVANAKNATFLFHREFMEYHQDRFQDFSLVVLDENEKIKALLPANRVEESVFSHQGLTYGGLVVSQKTKLPDFILLFQEVLKFLNQNQIQNLDIKILPLIYSNFLSDELEYLAFLCKAELTRKDTLSVIDLTANFKYSHGRKQEVLKAKALGFEIKEVNSFDAFWNEILIPNLNEKHQAKPVHSLTEITLLKEKFPKNIRQFNVYLENKIVAGTTIFETETVAHSQYISGKANAETNLSLDFLHHYLITNVFKGKKYFDFGISNENQGQNINKGLLFWKESFGARTLTQSFYRFDTKSYEKLNSVLL, encoded by the coding sequence TTGAAGAAGCATTCTGTAAGACTTTATAACAAAGAAGATTACCACAAATGGAACGAATTTGTTGCTAATGCAAAAAATGCAACATTTTTATTTCATCGTGAGTTTATGGAATATCATCAAGATAGATTTCAAGATTTTTCATTAGTTGTTTTGGATGAAAATGAAAAAATAAAAGCACTTTTGCCAGCAAATAGAGTAGAAGAATCTGTTTTTTCACATCAAGGCTTGACTTATGGAGGACTTGTGGTTAGTCAAAAAACGAAATTGCCTGATTTTATTTTACTTTTTCAAGAGGTTTTAAAGTTTTTAAATCAGAATCAAATACAGAATTTAGACATAAAGATTTTACCGTTAATTTATTCTAATTTTCTTTCCGATGAATTAGAATACTTGGCTTTCTTATGTAAAGCCGAATTAACAAGGAAAGATACATTGTCAGTTATCGATTTAACTGCGAATTTTAAATATTCACATGGAAGGAAGCAAGAAGTTTTAAAAGCTAAAGCTTTAGGTTTTGAGATTAAAGAAGTAAACAGCTTCGATGCTTTTTGGAATGAAATATTAATTCCGAATTTGAATGAAAAGCACCAAGCAAAACCCGTTCATTCTCTTACTGAAATTACTCTGTTGAAAGAAAAATTTCCAAAAAACATTCGTCAGTTTAATGTCTATTTAGAAAATAAAATTGTGGCTGGAACTACAATTTTTGAAACAGAAACAGTAGCTCATTCGCAATATATTTCGGGTAAAGCAAATGCTGAAACTAATTTAAGTCTAGATTTTTTACATCATTATTTGATTACAAACGTTTTTAAGGGTAAAAAATATTTCGACTTTGGAATTTCAAATGAGAATCAAGGTCAGAATATCAACAAAGGATTACTTTTTTGGAAAGAAAGCTTTGGTGCAAGAACACTTACGCAAAGCTTTTATCGATTTGATACTAAAAGTTATGAGAAATTAAATTCAGTATTATTATGA
- a CDS encoding DegT/DnrJ/EryC1/StrS family aminotransferase has translation MIKFLDLHKLNQPFEAEFKEKFQSFLDNGWYILGNEVNQFEENFAKYCSSKHCIGVGNGLDALVLIFKAYVELGQLQKGDEVIVPANTYIASILAVLQADLVPVLVEPSLETYNINPDLIEEKISPKTKVILPVHLYGQSSEMDKISEIAQKYNLIVVEDAAQAHGIKFTGNYVKAFSFYPGKNLGCLGDGGAVVTDDDKLAEIIRMLRNYGSKVKYENDFIGVNSRLDEIQAAFLNIKLPHLDAENEKRSAIANRYLSEIKNDKITLPNLSLRGTKQSHNHVFHLFVIRTEKRTDLQNYLKENGIETMIHYPIPPHKQNALSSWNGLSFPITEKIHNEVLSLPLNGVLTDDEVSKIIKVLNEWTS, from the coding sequence ATGATAAAATTTCTCGATTTACATAAATTAAACCAACCTTTTGAAGCTGAATTCAAAGAAAAGTTCCAATCTTTTTTAGATAATGGTTGGTACATCTTAGGAAACGAAGTAAACCAATTTGAAGAGAATTTTGCTAAGTATTGTAGTTCAAAACATTGCATTGGCGTTGGGAACGGTTTAGACGCTTTAGTCCTTATTTTTAAAGCCTATGTTGAATTAGGCCAACTTCAAAAAGGAGATGAGGTTATAGTTCCCGCAAATACATACATAGCTTCAATCTTAGCCGTTTTACAAGCCGATTTAGTTCCAGTTTTGGTCGAGCCAAGTTTGGAAACATACAACATCAATCCTGATTTAATTGAAGAGAAGATTTCTCCAAAAACCAAAGTCATTTTACCGGTTCATTTATATGGTCAATCGAGTGAAATGGATAAAATTTCAGAAATTGCTCAAAAGTATAATTTAATTGTTGTTGAAGATGCAGCGCAAGCACATGGAATAAAATTTACAGGAAATTATGTAAAAGCTTTCAGCTTTTATCCGGGAAAGAATTTAGGTTGTTTAGGCGATGGCGGAGCAGTAGTTACTGACGATGATAAATTAGCAGAAATTATCAGAATGCTTCGTAATTATGGCTCGAAAGTAAAATATGAAAATGATTTTATAGGAGTAAATTCAAGATTAGACGAAATTCAAGCAGCTTTTTTAAATATAAAATTACCGCATTTAGATGCTGAAAATGAAAAACGTAGCGCTATTGCAAATCGTTATTTGTCTGAAATAAAAAATGATAAAATTACTTTACCGAATTTGTCATTGCGAGGAACGAAGCAATCTCATAATCATGTATTTCATTTATTTGTTATTCGAACAGAAAAAAGAACTGATTTACAAAATTATTTAAAAGAAAATGGAATTGAAACCATGATTCATTATCCAATTCCACCTCATAAACAAAATGCATTGAGTTCTTGGAATGGCTTGTCATTTCCAATTACAGAGAAAATTCATAATGAAGTATTGAGTTTGCCTTTAAATGGAGTTTTAACTGATGATGAGGTTTCGAAAATTATTAAAGTTTTGAACGAATGGACATCATAA
- a CDS encoding glycosyltransferase family 2 protein, whose translation MDIIIKSFNRPYYLDRCLFSIQKHSKHSYTRIVVLDDGTPKQYLDKIQEKYPHVEITTSDLYDDKSSNLTDSYNGKIPIDFWVESAKNSSDYFLLLEDDFWFTKDLNFEELEKEIIKDNLVFLKLFWLGNPKLTSQNIIGNSTFYNIIKPKLFTWNTFWYKKIFKTYGFRFNDVMKFLGFYSTKRNLAYYHIYSVAGSIFKKEYFVSLWKNNNGKVDEGLQIQNALEYLKANSNYKIAHSTKEYFQTGFSTAATLTHKKYEGINLDIFKVNNYLNEAWFNNQFDVFSSLPKDINEFEIEQILSNADVTGNLFSEWKKWHNNFKNQYEKLGCKTE comes from the coding sequence ATGGACATCATAATTAAATCTTTTAATCGTCCATATTACCTCGATAGATGTTTGTTTAGCATTCAAAAGCATTCTAAACATTCATATACAAGAATTGTTGTTTTAGATGATGGAACTCCAAAACAATATTTAGATAAGATTCAAGAAAAATACCCTCATGTTGAAATTACTACATCAGATTTATACGATGACAAAAGTTCCAATTTAACTGATAGTTATAACGGAAAAATTCCAATTGATTTTTGGGTTGAATCGGCTAAAAATTCAAGCGATTATTTTTTATTACTCGAAGATGATTTTTGGTTTACTAAAGATTTGAATTTTGAAGAATTAGAAAAAGAAATAATAAAAGATAATTTAGTTTTTTTAAAACTTTTTTGGTTGGGAAATCCAAAATTAACCAGTCAAAATATAATTGGGAATAGCACTTTTTACAATATAATAAAACCAAAATTATTTACTTGGAATACGTTTTGGTACAAAAAGATTTTTAAAACCTATGGTTTTCGATTTAATGATGTAATGAAGTTTTTAGGTTTTTATTCAACTAAAAGAAATTTAGCCTATTATCATATATATTCAGTAGCGGGTTCTATCTTTAAAAAGGAATATTTTGTTTCGCTTTGGAAAAATAACAATGGTAAAGTTGATGAAGGACTACAAATTCAAAATGCCTTAGAATATTTAAAGGCTAATTCGAATTATAAAATAGCGCATTCTACAAAAGAATATTTTCAAACCGGATTTTCAACTGCAGCAACTTTAACTCATAAAAAATATGAAGGAATAAATCTTGATATTTTTAAAGTAAATAATTATTTAAATGAAGCTTGGTTTAATAATCAATTTGATGTTTTTTCAAGTTTACCAAAAGATATTAATGAATTTGAGATTGAACAAATATTAAGCAATGCCGATGTAACTGGTAATCTATTTTCTGAATGGAAAAAATGGCATAATAATTTTAAAAATCAATACGAAAAATTAGGTTGTAAAACAGAATGA
- a CDS encoding oligosaccharide flippase family protein: MSQQSFHRIIFKNTGLFGISQFVKIVVKLISNKVAAIFLGTAGIGMIGLLENILALIQGFTSLGIASSSVREVAVLDGDSKKEKRLLKVLYHWAIITGFLGFLVAIIFSNYINKEVFENENHLNWVLALSVYFIFSAITSIRLSVLQAKKQVSKIVQFHIVSAVITAILAITLYYFFQEEGIIPVFIFSSFFQFLFSFYLTRNIQISKDKIKFKEVVNEGMPMIKLGILLSISAIFGQICFYIIRWFLKEKYSFDTLGIYQVSNTLLVGYLGLVFSAMANDYYPRLCNYENDTKRLNDLVNDQTEMALLVVVPAILMLYLIAPFLIELLYSKDFLDVLKVLKFGLFAIVLKAIVWPIGFIPLIKGNKLLYLKQNLLGDGVNVIASILLFYQFGFLGLGIAMVTMFFISGIYNFYTAKLNYNFQFRKNTLQVLFVSCLIGLLAVLTILFTEFSNFNYYIILLFIVSVLYSFFTMKNKLTV; this comes from the coding sequence ATGAGTCAACAAAGTTTTCATAGAATCATATTTAAAAACACTGGGCTGTTTGGTATTTCCCAATTTGTAAAGATTGTGGTTAAGTTAATTTCTAATAAAGTAGCTGCCATCTTTTTAGGAACTGCTGGAATAGGAATGATTGGTTTGCTTGAAAATATTTTAGCGCTTATTCAAGGTTTTACAAGTTTAGGAATTGCTTCAAGTAGTGTTAGGGAAGTTGCTGTATTAGATGGTGATTCTAAAAAAGAAAAACGACTTTTAAAAGTTTTATACCATTGGGCAATAATTACTGGTTTTTTAGGATTTTTAGTAGCAATAATCTTTTCAAATTATATCAATAAGGAAGTTTTTGAGAACGAAAATCATTTGAATTGGGTTTTAGCATTGAGTGTGTATTTTATTTTTAGCGCTATAACATCAATTCGATTATCAGTTTTACAAGCTAAAAAACAAGTGTCTAAAATTGTTCAGTTTCATATTGTTTCAGCTGTAATCACTGCAATTTTAGCAATTACGCTTTACTATTTTTTTCAAGAAGAAGGAATAATTCCAGTATTTATATTTTCATCGTTTTTTCAGTTTTTATTTAGCTTTTATTTAACTAGAAATATTCAAATTTCTAAAGATAAAATAAAGTTTAAAGAAGTTGTAAATGAGGGAATGCCGATGATTAAATTAGGTATACTTTTATCAATAAGTGCTATTTTCGGACAAATATGTTTTTACATAATCCGATGGTTTTTAAAAGAAAAATATTCGTTTGATACTTTGGGAATTTATCAAGTAAGTAATACTTTATTAGTTGGATATTTAGGTTTAGTTTTTTCAGCTATGGCAAATGATTATTATCCTAGGTTATGTAATTATGAAAACGATACTAAGCGATTGAATGATTTAGTAAACGATCAAACTGAAATGGCTTTATTAGTAGTTGTACCTGCTATTTTAATGTTATACTTAATAGCACCATTTTTAATTGAGTTGCTCTATTCTAAAGACTTTTTAGATGTTCTGAAAGTCTTAAAATTTGGATTGTTTGCAATAGTTTTAAAGGCAATTGTGTGGCCAATTGGCTTCATTCCATTGATTAAAGGTAATAAATTACTTTATCTAAAACAAAACCTTTTAGGTGATGGAGTAAATGTAATTGCTTCAATTTTATTGTTTTATCAGTTTGGATTTTTAGGTCTAGGAATTGCAATGGTTACTATGTTTTTTATTTCAGGAATTTATAATTTTTACACTGCGAAATTGAATTATAATTTCCAATTTAGGAAGAACACTTTACAAGTATTATTTGTTTCGTGCTTAATAGGCTTATTAGCGGTTTTAACAATTTTATTTACTGAGTTTTCAAACTTTAATTATTACATCATTTTACTCTTTATAGTTTCTGTACTATATTCATTTTTTACGATGAAAAATAAGTTAACAGTTTAG
- a CDS encoding sugar 3,4-ketoisomerase: protein MNIELITIPKIEDPRGNLSVIENDIVPFDIKRVYYLYDVPAGAERGGHAHKKLQQFLVALSGSFEVVLNDGNDEQIITLNKPFEGILIKSGIWRELKNFSSGAVCLVVASEVFDEEDYIRDFKDFVEFKSI from the coding sequence ATGAATATAGAACTTATCACTATTCCTAAAATTGAAGACCCAAGAGGTAATTTATCAGTTATTGAAAACGATATAGTTCCATTCGATATAAAACGTGTTTATTATTTGTACGATGTTCCAGCTGGTGCAGAGCGTGGTGGACATGCTCATAAAAAATTACAACAGTTTTTAGTGGCACTTTCAGGAAGCTTTGAAGTGGTTCTTAATGATGGAAATGATGAGCAAATTATTACGCTGAATAAACCTTTTGAAGGAATACTTATCAAAAGTGGAATATGGCGAGAGTTAAAAAACTTTTCTTCAGGTGCAGTTTGCTTGGTAGTTGCTTCTGAAGTTTTTGATGAAGAGGATTATATTCGTGATTTTAAAGATTTTGTCGAATTTAAATCGATTTAA